A genomic window from Flavobacterium sp. I3-2 includes:
- a CDS encoding PQQ-binding-like beta-propeller repeat protein, which yields MKKYAYVIGMAALSSVFSINAFSQDVVSFSNEIQEVKVEPLTGNVFVKTKDVLSSVNPQSNVVDWTISIDKINSQNSIAKMSKIYSSLSNNDFSNAFKSDSEISFISNSPFAQVKFDNNNVLINSTNGEILFNSADLGYVIYSSSFIQSNNQLLILGQKDNKVMFVNYDLVGKKINWESEVGDVDGLGKSLGNYFKSLIKNDISVSENKIVVGKNVIYAGVKNLLFALDQDNGNVKWKTDYPVNNFFISGNGDKMITILNSGGLLSSKQKLNMLDAFTGEKVWKDDITTAYISYLEDHGDKVLIAHQKGFNFYDYATGQKLWKKDPKGSDIKRVIPIDGDYLYIADNEMNLIDKEGKNKWKKFVEIADDSEDQVYYLGKVGNDRVFYLTDTYGNMVEYSTGKKIWKKNVEFDKKRPLTYDFKDGKFLVYNNKRIYTFNSNNEDSPKPKGKIDVENDKTIQTLESFDWGVCIVGQNDVIGLDNDGNVIYQKSYSEPGEAARRLMKTGGIIGSSFFGIKGSVQKAIANTQITYVDSNGNEISQDLFSQDAKNKKIQKGNQNSDISDMIDKNLLASVDKRFNGLKQSNNYAVVLAKGTKGPELVKVRKKDGVEVVKISLDSNKPIYEIDGVTDNIYFASGKDLKLYK from the coding sequence ATGAAAAAATACGCTTATGTAATTGGAATGGCAGCTTTGTCAAGTGTCTTTTCGATAAATGCTTTTTCACAAGATGTAGTTTCGTTTTCAAATGAAATTCAAGAAGTGAAAGTAGAACCATTAACTGGAAATGTTTTTGTTAAAACCAAAGACGTTTTGTCAAGTGTAAATCCACAATCAAATGTTGTAGATTGGACTATCTCAATTGATAAAATCAATAGTCAGAATTCAATTGCAAAAATGTCAAAGATTTATTCTTCGTTATCAAATAATGATTTTTCAAACGCTTTTAAATCTGATTCTGAAATTAGTTTTATATCTAATTCTCCATTTGCTCAGGTTAAATTCGATAATAATAATGTATTGATAAATAGTACAAACGGTGAAATTCTTTTTAATTCTGCTGATTTAGGATATGTAATTTATTCATCGTCGTTTATTCAGTCAAATAACCAACTATTGATTTTGGGGCAAAAAGATAATAAAGTTATGTTTGTTAATTATGATTTGGTTGGCAAGAAAATCAATTGGGAAAGTGAAGTTGGAGATGTTGATGGACTTGGAAAATCTTTAGGTAATTACTTTAAAAGTTTGATTAAAAATGATATTTCAGTTTCTGAAAATAAAATTGTTGTTGGAAAAAATGTAATTTACGCTGGAGTTAAAAATCTACTTTTTGCTTTGGATCAAGATAATGGAAATGTAAAATGGAAAACTGATTATCCAGTAAATAATTTTTTTATTAGCGGAAATGGTGATAAAATGATTACCATTTTGAATTCTGGAGGCTTGCTGTCATCGAAACAAAAATTGAATATGTTGGATGCTTTTACAGGTGAAAAAGTTTGGAAGGATGATATAACAACTGCTTATATTTCTTATTTAGAAGACCATGGAGATAAGGTTTTAATTGCTCATCAAAAGGGATTTAATTTTTATGATTATGCAACGGGTCAAAAGCTTTGGAAAAAAGATCCAAAAGGTTCTGACATTAAACGCGTAATTCCAATTGACGGTGATTATTTATATATTGCTGATAACGAAATGAATTTAATTGATAAGGAAGGTAAAAATAAGTGGAAAAAATTTGTTGAAATTGCTGATGATTCAGAAGATCAAGTTTATTATTTGGGAAAAGTGGGGAATGATCGTGTTTTTTATTTGACTGATACATATGGAAATATGGTTGAGTATTCGACAGGTAAGAAAATATGGAAAAAGAATGTTGAATTCGATAAAAAACGCCCATTAACTTATGATTTTAAAGATGGAAAATTCTTAGTTTATAACAATAAGCGTATTTATACTTTTAATTCAAATAATGAAGATAGTCCAAAACCTAAAGGGAAAATTGATGTTGAAAACGACAAAACAATTCAAACGTTAGAATCCTTTGATTGGGGAGTTTGTATCGTTGGGCAAAATGATGTAATTGGTTTAGATAATGATGGCAATGTAATTTATCAAAAATCATACTCAGAACCAGGAGAAGCTGCGAGGAGATTGATGAAAACTGGAGGAATAATTGGTTCGTCTTTCTTTGGAATAAAAGGAAGTGTTCAAAAAGCAATTGCAAATACACAAATTACTTATGTAGATAGTAATGGAAACGAAATATCTCAAGACTTATTTTCTCAAGATGCAAAAAATAAAAAAATACAAAAAGGAAATCAAAATTCGGATATTTCTGATATGATTGACAAAAATTTATTAGCAAGTGTTGATAAGCGTTTCAATGGACTAAAGCAAAGTAATAATTATGCCGTAGTTTTAGCTAAAGGTACAAAAGGACCAGAGTTGGTAAAAGTTAGAAAAAAAGATGGAGTTGAAGTGGTGAAGATTAGTTTAGATTCTAACAAACCTATTTATGAAATTGATGGAGTTACCGACAATATCTATTTTGCGTCAGGAAAAGATTTGAAATTGTATAAATAA